In Bactrocera oleae isolate idBacOlea1 chromosome 3, idBacOlea1, whole genome shotgun sequence, a genomic segment contains:
- the LOC106619847 gene encoding collagen alpha-1(I) chain, with protein MKLFLLLLALAAAGAHADVSHLSSDLQEDGYHYQQPSVPFPAPPSGNGIDDVQYQPRPQPQPQPSYPAPRPQPQPQPQPTYPAPRPQPQPQPQPQPRPQPSYPAPSQPSYPAPRPQPQPQPQPQPRPQPSYPAPSQPSYPAPRPQPQPQPQPQPRPQPSYPAPSQPTQPSPRPQPQPSRPAPAPQPGPEYLPPEQPQQPRPRPQPQPRPQPQPQPSYPTPRPQPQPQPSYPAPRPQQQPQPRPQPQPRPQPQATPGPEYIPPAEPTTGPTYQPRPQPPSPGPTYQPRPQLPSPGPTYQPRPQPPSPGPTYQPRPQQPTPGSTYQPRPQQPTPGPTFQPRPQQPTPGPTYQPRPQQPTPGPTYQPRPQPQPKPSQPAKPGPEYLPPPGENEVGPKQPTPRPQPQPRPSRPSQPAPRPTYPAPQPSYPGPQSTQPEPTYPEGPGGPSGPGGPGGPSGPGGPSGPGGPGGPSGPGGPGGSYGPGGPSGPSGPQGPGGPGGPGSSYGPGSPEGPGGPSGPYGPGGPGGPSGPQGPGGPSGPGGPSGPGGPSGPGGPSGPGGPGGPSGPQGPGGPGGSGGSYGPEGPGGPSGPQGPGGPGGPSGSYGPGGPGGPTGPSGPEAGSLGPDGYNYNKPARPFSY; from the exons ATG aaaTTATTTCTACTTCTGCTGGCATTAGCTGCCGCTGGTGCGCATGCTGATGTCTCACACTTGAGTAGCGACTTACAGGAGGATGGTTATCATTACCAGCAGCCTTCGGTGCCTTTCCCAGCACCACCTTCGGGCAATGGCATAGATGATGTACAATACCAACCAAGACCACAGCCACAGCCACAGCCATCGTACCCTGCACCACGTCCGCAGCCACAACCACAGCCGCAGCCAACGTATCCAGCACCACGGCCACAGCCACAACCGCAACCGCAGCCACAACCAagacctcaaccttcatatccaGCTCCTTCACAGCCATCATATCCAGCACCACGCCCACAGCCACAACCTCAACCGCAGCCTCAACCAAggcctcaaccttcatatccaGCTCCTTCACAGCCATCATATCCAGCACCACGCCCACAACCTCAGCCGCAACCGCAGCCACAACCAAggcctcaaccttcatatccaGCTCCCTCACAGCCCACACAGCCATCCCCTCGTCCACAACCTCAGCCTAGTCGTCCAGCGCCAGCACCACAACCAGGTCCGGAATATTTGCCCCCAGAGCAACCACAACAGCCAAGACCTCGTCCTCAACCACAGCCACGCCCACAACCTCAACCCCAGCCCTCGTATCCTACACCAAGGCCCCAACCACAACCCCAGCCGTCATATCCTGCTCCACGTCCTCAACAACAACCGCAACCACGACCACAGCCACAACCGCGTCCACAACCTCAGGCAACACCTGGCCCTGAGTATATACCTCCAGCTGAACCAACTACTGGTCCAACTTATCAACCACGGCCACAACCACCCAGTCCTGGTCCAACTTATCAACCACGACCACAACTACCCAGTCCTGGTCCAACTTATCAGCCACGACCACAACCACCCAGTCCTGGTCCAACTTATCAACCACGACCACAACAACCCACTCCTGGCTCAACTTATCAGCCACGGCCACAGCAACCCACTCCTGGACCAACATTCCAACCACGACCACAACAACCCACTCCTGGTCCAACTTATCAACCACGGCCACAGCAACCCACTCCTGGACCAACATACCAGCCACGTCCACAACCACAACCAAAACCATCGCAACCTGCCAAACCCGGTCCAGAATATTTGCCACCACCTGGTGAAAATGAAGTAGGCCCAAAACAGCCGACACCTCGCCCTCAACCCCAACCTCGTCCGTCGCGACCTAGCCAACCGGCACCTCGACCAACCTACCCTGCTCCTCAGCCTAGTTATCCGGGACCACAGTCAACGCAACCAGAACCAACGTACCCAGAAGGTCCAGGTGGTCCAAGTGGTCCAGGTGGTCCAGGTGGTCCAAGCGGTCCAGGTGGTCCAAGCGGTCCAGGTGGTCCCGGAGGTCCAAGCGGTCCAGGAGGCCCAGGCGGTTCATATGGTCCAGGTGGTCCAAGCGGTCCAAGTGGTCCACAAGGCCCAGGTGGTCCAGGAGGCCCAGGCAGTTCATATGGCCCAGGTAGTCCAGAAGGCCCAGGAGGACCAAGCGGTCCATACGGTCCAGGAGGACCAGGTGGACCAAGCGGTCCACAAGGCCCAGGAGGTCCAAGCGGTCCAGGAGGACCAAGCGGTCCAGGAGGACCAAGCGGTCCAGGAGGACCAAGCGGTCCAGGAGGACCAGGTGGTCCAAGTGGTCCACAAGGGCCGGGTGGTCCAGGGGGCTCAGGCGGTTCATATGGTCCAGAAGGACCCGGCGGTCCAAGTGGTCCACAAGGCCCGGGTGGTCCAGGAGGTCCAAGCGGTTCATATGGTCCAGGTGGCCCTGGTGGACCAACAGGACCTAGCGGTCCCGAGGCAGGATCTCTCGGACCTGATGGTTATAACTACAACAAACCAGCTAGACCCTTctcatattaa